Proteins found in one Lycium ferocissimum isolate CSIRO_LF1 chromosome 6, AGI_CSIRO_Lferr_CH_V1, whole genome shotgun sequence genomic segment:
- the LOC132061468 gene encoding putative pentatricopeptide repeat-containing protein At5g08310, mitochondrial, whose protein sequence is MLDKMRKMGFVLDISVYGVLLEELCKNKEIEKAMQLYEDMNDSGICPNIKILIYDLISCVRDERDMIRIVEDRYESLDLKARLILYISMLKGLDNNGSTDKAYHLLCASTGLESAGDFNEGSLFFMKELACPDTVSFKLVVDGLCWADRLETALGLFRDMDRISCKCSVLLYNNLIDSLSRSGRFDECFELLNEVKQSEFQPTHYTYNSIFGCLCEQGDDKGTLAMVREMSVHGHQPWIKYYTLFMKKLCKDGRAAKASNFLADMVQEGFLPDVVGYSVNL, encoded by the coding sequence ATGTTGgataaaatgaggaaaatgggTTTTGTGCTGGACATTTCTGTTTATGGCGTGCTACTAGAAGAGTTGTGTAAGAATAAGGAGATAGAGAAAGCTATGCAGCTGTACGAGGATATGAATGATTCGGGAATCTGTCCTAatattaaaatacttatatatgaCCTTATATCTTGCGTGCGTGATGAAAGAGATATGATTCGAATAGTTGAGGATAGGTACGAGAGTCTTGATCTGAAAGCTAGGctgattttatatatttctATGCTGAAAGGACTAGATAACAATGGTTCAACTGATAAGGCATACCATCTACTTTGTGCATCAACGGGTCTTGAATCTGCTGGTGATTTTAATGAGGGCAGTCTTTTTTTCATGAAGGAACTTGCTTGTCCTGATACCGTTTCTTTCAAATTAGTTGTTGATGGTTTGTGTTGGGCGGATAGGTTGGAAACGGCTCTCGGATTGTTTAGAGATATGGACCGTATTAGTTGTAAATGCAGTGTGCTACTTTACAATAATTTAATTGATTCTTTGAGCAGGTCCGGTAGATTTGATGAatgttttgagcttttgaaTGAGGTGAAACAATCAGAATTTCAGCCAACACATTACACATACAACTCAATTTTTGGATGTTTATGTGAGCAAGGGGATGATAAAGGCACCCTTGCTATGGTGAGGGAGATGAGTGTGCATGGTCATCAACCTTGGATAAAATATTACACACTATTCATGAAGAAACTTTGCAAAGATGGGCGAGCAGCCAAAGCTTCTAACTTTCTTGCTGACATGGTTCAAGAAGGATTTCTCCCTGATGTAGTTGGTTATTCGGTGAATCTCTAA